From one uncultured Paludibacter sp. genomic stretch:
- a CDS encoding Cytochrome bd quinol oxidase subunit 2 apoprotein codes for MITYSFLQHYWWFLVSLLAGLLSFLLFVQGGQTLLFSLGKTEDERRLLVNAIGKKWEFTFTTLVTFGGAFFASFPLFYSTSFGGAYWVWMLILFCFVMQAVSYEYQNKPGNLFGVNTYRGFLFFNGLAGTFLIGAAVATFFTGSLFSVNKMNITESIAPVISQWESPLHGLEALFDVRNWLLGLAVFFLARTLGILFFKNRINYEELEKRFTKALLVNAIPFVIFFLAFVIWILFGKGFAVNPDTKAVTLESMKYFNNLLQMPIVLVVFLIGVVLVLYGIIVSYLKPEWRKGIWFSGVGTVLTVTMLLLLAGYNNTAYYPSTFGDMSSSLTIANSSSSEFTLTAMSIVSLIIPIVLVYIFFAWRSLEKKRITLDEINDKDSHAY; via the coding sequence ATGATAACATATTCATTTCTTCAACATTATTGGTGGTTTTTAGTTTCGCTTTTAGCCGGACTACTTTCTTTCCTGCTTTTTGTTCAGGGCGGACAAACCTTGTTATTTTCATTAGGAAAAACGGAAGACGAACGTCGTTTACTTGTAAATGCCATAGGAAAGAAATGGGAATTCACATTTACTACCCTGGTAACTTTCGGAGGTGCATTTTTCGCATCGTTTCCTTTGTTTTATTCTACAAGTTTTGGAGGAGCATATTGGGTATGGATGCTGATTTTATTTTGTTTCGTAATGCAAGCTGTATCGTATGAATATCAAAACAAACCGGGAAATTTATTTGGAGTAAATACATATCGCGGATTTTTGTTTTTCAACGGATTAGCCGGAACTTTCCTTATCGGAGCTGCTGTTGCAACGTTTTTTACGGGCTCCCTATTCAGTGTAAATAAAATGAATATTACAGAGTCTATTGCTCCTGTTATCAGCCAGTGGGAAAGTCCGCTTCACGGTTTGGAAGCATTATTTGACGTACGTAACTGGCTTTTAGGACTCGCCGTATTTTTCTTGGCTCGTACGTTGGGAATTCTCTTTTTCAAAAATCGTATAAATTATGAAGAACTGGAAAAACGTTTCACCAAAGCGTTACTAGTGAATGCCATACCTTTCGTAATTTTCTTCTTAGCATTTGTTATTTGGATTCTTTTTGGAAAAGGTTTTGCCGTAAATCCTGATACCAAAGCAGTAACATTGGAATCTATGAAGTATTTCAATAATTTACTTCAAATGCCAATTGTTTTGGTGGTTTTCCTTATTGGTGTTGTTTTAGTGCTTTACGGAATTATTGTGTCATATCTTAAACCCGAATGGCGTAAAGGTATTTGGTTTTCGGGAGTAGGAACAGTACTTACCGTAACGATGCTGCTTTTACTTGCCGGATATAATAATACCGCATATTATCCTTCTACTTTTGGCGATATGAGCAGTTCGCTGACTATTGCAAATTCATCATCCAGTGAATTTACTCTTACAGCAATGTCAATTGTTTCTTTAATTATACCTATTGTGCTTGTTTATATTTTCTTTGCTTGGCGTTCCCTTGAAAAGAAACGCATTACATTGGATGAAATAAACGATAAAGACAGCCACGCTTATTAA
- a CDS encoding Two component transcriptional regulator, LytTR family — protein sequence MILNCFIIDDEPLALALLESYVSKTPFLKQTGKFSSALEAMDAVLNIPPDLIFLDIQMAELTGMEFARLIPEKTKIIFTTAFQQYALESYKVSAIDYLLKPFSYSEFLQAANKALRWYQLGQNTTADTQKSIFVKADYKLLQVDLDKILYIEGLKDYIKIYTEENVHPIISHISMKAMEDMLPTSRFMRVHKSFIVNKEKIKVVDRNRIVFNKVYIPVSESYKKTFQSFLDEKLI from the coding sequence ATGATACTCAATTGCTTCATTATTGATGATGAACCTTTGGCGTTAGCTTTACTTGAAAGCTACGTAAGTAAAACTCCCTTTCTCAAGCAGACAGGGAAATTTTCATCTGCATTGGAAGCAATGGATGCTGTGTTAAATATACCGCCCGATTTGATTTTTTTAGATATTCAAATGGCGGAATTAACAGGGATGGAATTCGCAAGATTAATTCCTGAGAAAACAAAAATAATTTTCACTACCGCTTTTCAGCAATATGCGCTCGAAAGTTATAAAGTTAGCGCTATTGATTATTTGCTTAAACCATTCAGTTATTCGGAATTTCTACAAGCTGCAAATAAGGCGTTGCGATGGTATCAACTTGGACAAAATACAACTGCTGACACTCAAAAAAGCATTTTTGTAAAAGCCGATTACAAATTACTGCAAGTTGATTTAGACAAAATATTATACATAGAAGGATTGAAAGATTATATAAAGATTTACACGGAAGAAAATGTTCATCCGATTATTTCACATATTTCAATGAAAGCTATGGAAGATATGCTTCCTACCAGTCGTTTTATGCGTGTCCACAAGTCATTTATCGTAAATAAAGAGAAAATAAAAGTTGTGGATAGAAACAGAATTGTATTTAATAAAGTATATATTCCTGTTTCAGAATCTTACAAAAAAACATTTCAATCATTTTTAGATGAAAAATTGATTTAA
- a CDS encoding Signal transduction histidine kinase, LytS, whose protein sequence is MDRSQNKKIAQIVMHLLLWGLFFSLPFFTFWRNSYSDLGVKILHHGITILSLMIVFYLNFFVFIEKVLYRRQVWKFVLYNLVLIIIVGYLVHLCKINLPEIHIDQKLTPPPTMEYPAATILFKDIFPLIIAIALSMAIKVTGKWYELDLLNEEGEKKRTEAELQNLRQQLNPHFLFNTLNNIYSLIAISPEKAQSVVLDLSKLLRYVLYENNDEKVPLSHEIQFLVNYVELMRIRLTSDVKVDMNVDSVLNSKLKIAPMLFIPIVENAFKHGISPGKKSFISIEIRLEEDNKLICKILNSYFPKNENDYSGSGIGLENIRRRLEIIYPEKYAFINTVENDVYQTELIIQL, encoded by the coding sequence ATGGATAGGAGTCAGAATAAAAAAATAGCCCAGATAGTAATGCATCTTTTGTTGTGGGGACTTTTCTTCAGCTTGCCATTTTTTACGTTTTGGAGAAATTCTTATAGTGACTTAGGGGTGAAAATTTTGCATCACGGAATTACAATCCTCTCTTTGATGATTGTTTTTTATCTCAATTTTTTTGTGTTCATTGAAAAAGTGTTGTATCGCAGGCAAGTTTGGAAGTTTGTGCTGTATAATCTTGTTCTGATAATAATTGTGGGATATTTGGTGCATTTATGTAAGATAAATTTACCTGAAATTCATATTGACCAAAAATTGACGCCTCCACCTACAATGGAATATCCGGCGGCTACGATATTATTCAAAGATATTTTTCCGCTCATTATTGCCATAGCGTTGAGTATGGCAATAAAAGTTACCGGAAAATGGTATGAATTAGACCTGCTAAATGAAGAAGGGGAAAAAAAACGCACCGAAGCTGAACTTCAGAATTTGCGTCAGCAACTCAATCCGCATTTTCTTTTTAACACGCTGAATAATATCTATTCGCTGATTGCAATCAGTCCTGAAAAAGCGCAATCGGTAGTACTTGATTTAAGTAAACTTTTACGCTATGTCTTATATGAAAATAACGATGAAAAAGTTCCGCTAAGCCACGAAATTCAGTTTCTTGTAAACTATGTGGAATTAATGCGTATCCGTCTTACTTCGGATGTAAAAGTAGATATGAATGTAGATTCGGTGCTTAACAGTAAACTAAAAATCGCTCCAATGTTATTTATTCCTATCGTAGAAAATGCATTTAAACACGGTATAAGTCCCGGCAAAAAATCATTCATCAGTATAGAAATACGTTTGGAAGAAGATAATAAATTAATATGCAAAATACTCAATAGTTATTTTCCGAAAAATGAAAATGATTACAGCGGTTCCGGTATAGGATTGGAAAATATTCGTCGCAGATTGGAAATAATCTATCCTGAGAAGTACGCGTTTATAAATACGGTAGAAAACGATGTGTACCAAACGGAATTAATCATTCAGCTTTGA
- a CDS encoding hypothetical protein (Evidence 5 : Unknown function): protein MEASIFGQYEFQVNLSYINAPNIPQLLSEQDYTAQTSKLACDTTLFQ from the coding sequence GTGGAGGCGTCAATTTTTGGTCAATATGAATTTCAGGTAAATTTATCTTACATAAATGCACCAAATATCCCACAATTATTATCAGAACAAGATTATACAGCACAAACTTCCAAACTTGCCTGCGATACAACACTTTTTCAATGA
- a CDS encoding Efflux transporter, RND family, MFP subunit, with the protein MKRKRIIIISIVSIILILICVKCVVGAKSDKKIKIETVQAETNKIVTTVTATGTIEPITEVTVGTQVSGKVSKXYVDXNSEVKXGQVLAEXDKTNLQTEYNTQLLAVQSSKVEYAYQKKNFDRAKELHXQNXIXETDYETAXYSYEKAESAXKQXVSGLXKAKTNLSYATIYSPIXGVVLSRAVEEGQTVAASFSTPTMFIIARDLTKMQVVANVDEAXIGXVKXNXHVTFTVDAYPDDVFDGTXTQVRXNPTTTSNVVTYQVIVNAPNPDLKLKPGLTANITIYTLEKDNVKTIPNKALSFKPDTTTLIQNGYTIENNVHQKDFKNDEKVIWIQNGNTLKKTLIQIGETDGVNTELISGISNSDSIILDASSLTQSSQETSGSSPFMPKRPGSNKKK; encoded by the coding sequence ATGAAAAGAAAAAGGATAATCATCATTAGCATTGTAAGCATCATATTAATTTTAATATGTGTAAAATGTGTTGTCGGGGCAAAATCAGACAAGAAAATAAAAATAGAAACGGTACAGGCAGAAACAAATAAAATTGTTACTACCGTAACTGCCACCGGAACGATTGAACCTATAACGGAAGTAACTGTAGGTACACAAGTTTCAGGNAAAGTNTCAAAAATNTACGTAGATTANAATTCGGAAGTAAAAAANGGACAAGTTTTAGCCGAAATNGATAAAACAAATTTACAAACGGAATACAACACGCAATTATTGGCAGTTCAATCGTCCAAAGTAGAGTACGCATATCAAAAAAAGAATTTTGACCGCGCAAAAGAACTTCACGANCAAAATNTGATAAGNGAAACAGATTATGAAACAGCTAANTATTCGTATGAAAAAGCAGAATCGGCTTANAAACAAAANGTTTCCGGNTTGNANAAAGCCAAAACNAATTTGAGTTACGCCACCATTTATTCTCCNATTGANGGAGTTGTTCTGTCGCGTGCGGTAGAAGAAGGACAAACCGTTGCCGCAAGTTTTAGCACACCTACAATGTTTATTATTGCCCGCGACTTAACAAAAATGCAGGTAGTTGCCAATGTTGATGAAGCCGANATAGGAAANGTNAAANTAAATCANCACGTAACTTTCACTGTNGATGCTTATCCTGACGATGTNTTTGACGGAACCATNACACAAGTNAGANTAAATCCNACTACAACTTCCAATGTGGTTACTTATCAGGTAATTGTGAATGCGCCCAATCCCGATTTGAAATTAAAACCCGGACTTACAGCAAATATTACCATTTACACTTTGGAAAAAGATAATGTAAAAACAATTCCCAACAAAGCGTTGAGTTTTAAACCTGATACAACCACATTAATTCAAAACGGCTATACTATTGAAAATAATGTCCATCAAAAAGATTTCAAAAACGATGAAAAAGTCATTTGGATACAAAACGGCAATACGCTGAAAAAAACATTAATACAAATTGGTGAAACCGATGGAGTAAATACAGAATTAATATCCGGAATAAGCAATTCAGATTCAATTATTTTGGACGCAAGTAGTTTAACTCAAAGTAGTCAGGAAACTTCAGGTTCAAGTCCTTTTATGCCAAAGCGTCCCGGATCAAATAAAAAGAAATAA
- a CDS encoding Outer membrane efflux protein, translating into MKTIQKIKTFIIFATLFPVSLFAQTQLKQWDLSECINYALENNIQIKKAKVDLQTSEVSTKEVKAQLLPNLSANIGQNVGVYPFGTNSWNYTGNYGLSSSLLLFDGGKTQKSIEQQKLNEDIARYSILQSEKSIQMSILQTYAKILYADEAVKVYEETVKTSEYQYNRGKEMLKAGSVSSVDLAQLESQLSSDKYQLVVAQNTLSTSKLELKQLXELNPEDEMDLVIPSLTSLDVLKPLTSLQSIYETSLDVMPQIKAEKAGIQIAQLDIEKAKASFLPKVSLNGSVGTGHNTEYSTSFGSQLSNGLNAGVGVSVNIPIFTNRQNKSTLEKAKLSEQTAKLSTQDAEKSLLKEIETVYQDALSAQSQYQASTEKVKALEKSYNLIQQQFNLGMKNTLELLTEKNNLLSARQSQMQSKYVSIVDVQILNLYQDIPLEIK; encoded by the coding sequence ATGAAAACAATACAAAAAATCAAGACATTCATCATTTTTGCTACGTTGTTTCCTGTAAGTTTATTTGCACAAACACAACTTAAACAATGGGATTTGAGTGAATGTATCAATTACGCGTTGGAAAACAACATTCAAATTAAAAAAGCAAAAGTTGATTTGCAGACCAGCGAAGTTTCCACAAAAGAAGTAAAAGCACAACTTCTTCCAAACCTGTCGGCAAATATCGGACAAAATGTAGGCGTTTATCCATTTGGAACAAATTCTTGGAATTATACCGGAAATTATGGATTAAGCAGTAGTTTATTGTTGTTTGACGGTGGAAAAACTCAAAAAAGTATCGAACAGCAAAAACTGAACGAAGATATTGCAAGATATTCTATTTTGCAGTCGGAAAAAAGCATTCAAATGTCCATCTTGCAAACATACGCTAAAATATTATATGCCGACGAAGCTGTAAAAGTATATGAGGAAACGGTAAAAACATCCGAATATCAGTATAACAGAGGAAAAGAAATGCTAAAAGCGGGAAGTGTTTCAAGTGTAGATTTAGCACAATTGGAATCGCAGTTAAGCTCTGATAAATATCAGCTTGTCGTGGCTCAAAACACGTTAAGTACCTCCAAACTGGAATTGAAACAACTANTAGAATTAAATCCGGAAGATGAAATGGATTTAGTAATTCCATCTTTGACTTCNCTTGATGTACTCAAACCATTAACTTCCCTCCAATCTATTTATGAAACATCATTGGATGTGATGCCGCAAATTAAAGCGGAAAAAGCAGGAATACAAATAGCGCAATTAGATATAGAAAAAGCAAAAGCGAGTTTTTTGCCTAAGGTAAGTTTGAATGGCAGCGTTGGAACAGGGCATAATACGGAGTACAGCACATCGTTTGGAAGCCAGCTTAGTAACGGGTTAAACGCCGGAGTGGGCGTTTCTGTGAATATCCCGATTTTTACAAACCGACAAAATAAATCAACTTTGGAAAAAGCTAAATTGAGTGAACAAACTGCAAAGTTAAGCACGCAGGACGCAGAAAAGAGTTTGCTTAAAGAAATTGAAACCGTATATCAAGACGCTCTTTCTGCCCAAAGCCAATATCAGGCATCAACAGAAAAAGTGAAAGCATTGGAAAAGAGCTACAATTTAATCCAACAGCAATTCAATTTGGGTATGAAAAACACACTTGAACTGCTTACTGAAAAAAATAATTTATTGTCAGCTCGTCAAAGCCAGATGCAATCGAAATATGTGAGCATTGTAGATGTGCAGATATTAAATTTATATCAGGATATTCCATTGGAAATAAAATAA
- a CDS encoding conserved exported hypothetical protein (Evidence 4 : Unknown function but conserved in other organisms), whose translation MKNIILTSIFIIALTFHTNAQTTDYPYQGVPFNHVKLTDXFWSSRVETNRTATIPSSFXKXETTGRXXNFVNAANKTGKFLTTXTXDDTDIYKTIEGASFSLSVYPDVHLDKYVDSLITIIAKAQEPDGYLYTARTINPEKPFGWAGKERWVNESQQSHELYNAGHLYEAAAAHYLATGKRNLLNIALKNADLLTQVFGPGKRNDAPGHEIVEMGLVRLYRITGEKKYLDLAKFFIDNRGKRIDKNRSYWQDHEPVTQQKEAVGHAVRAAYLYSGVADVAALTGNKEYLSAIDSIWENMVSKKYYINGGIGARSDGEXFGXNYXLPNXSAYNETCAAIANVYWNXRMFXLHGQSKYIDVLERSLYNNVLSGVXLDGTKFFYPNPLAADGTYXRQAWFDCSCCPTNLSRFIPSVSGYIYAQKENNLYVNLFVESSANIKLXXXQSXEIXQKSNYPWDGXIEFTXNPKQKGKXAVRLRIPGWAXNQPVPSDLYSYIQPKTNNLKLNVNGKEITPIVENGYAVIDRIWKKGDKISYILPMEIKRVIANENVEADRGLVALERGPILYCLESTDNKFDLNSTIIPDNADLKLVYDKNIFSGTYTIQGEGIMISPNSDGLSFVSTKKTFTAIPYNVWDNREPAAMRVWLPRTVNQFKLSEE comes from the coding sequence ATGAAAAACATCATTCTAACATCCATTTTCATCATTGCTTTGACATTTCACACAAATGCACAAACAACTGATTATCCTTATCAAGGNGTTCCTTTTAATCATGTAAAACTAACGGATNAGTTTTGGTCTTCAAGAGTAGAGACGAATCGCACCGCAACNATCCCAAGTTCATTTCANAAGTGNGAAACNACCGGNCGTNTGCANAATTTTGTAAATGCCGCCAATAAAACCGGTAAATTTCTTACCACNTTNACTTTNGACGATACCGATATTTATAAAACCATCGAAGGGGCTTCTTTTTCTCTATCCGTTTATCCCGATGTACATTTAGATAAATATGTGGATAGTTTAATTACAATCATCGCCAAGGCGCAAGAACCCGATGGCTATTTATACACCGCACGCACCATAAATCCTGAAAAACCATTTGGTTGGGCTGGAAAAGAACGCTGGGTAAATGAATCGCAACAAAGCCACGAATTATATAATGCGGGACATCTTTATGAAGCTGCGGCGGCACATTATTTGGCTACCGGAAAACGTAATTTATTAAATATCGCTTTGAAAAATGCCGATTTGCTGACTCAAGTATTTGGACCCGGGAAAAGAAACGATGCTCCCGGACACGAAATTGTAGAAATGGGTTTAGTGCGATTGTATAGAATTACCGGAGAAAAAAAATATTTAGATTTAGCTAAATTCTTTATTGATAACCGTGGAAAACGAATTGACAAAAACAGATCTTATTGGCAGGATCACGAACCTGTTACACAACAAAAAGAAGCCGTTGGACATGCTGTGAGAGCTGCTTATTTGTATTCGGGTGTAGCGGATGTAGCAGCGCTGACGGGAAATAAAGAGTATTTAAGCGCCATTGACAGCATTTGGGAAAATATGGTTTCAAAAAAATATTACATTAACGGAGGAATTGGAGCGCGTTCTGACGGCGAANGNTTTGGAGNNAATTATGANTTGCCAAACAANTCGGCTTATAATGAAACTTGCGCCGCCATTGCCAATGTTTACTGGAATTTNAGAATGTTTGANCTNCACGGNCAATCCAAATATATCGATGTGTTGGAAAGAAGTTTGTATAACAATGTACTTTCAGGAGTNAGNTTGGACGGGACAAAGTTTTTCTATCCCAATCCGTTAGCCGCCGATGGAACTTATNTACGCCAAGCGTGGTTTGACTGTTCGTGTTGCCCCACCAATTTAAGCCGTTTTATTCCTTCCGTATCNGGTTATATTTATGCTCAAAAAGAAAATAATCTGTATGTGAATTTGTTTGTGGAAAGTTCTGCGAATATAAAACTGNATNCAAANCAAAGTNTAGAAATCAGNCAAAAAAGCAATTATCCTTGGGATGGANATATTGAATTCACAATNAATCCNAAACAAAAAGGAAAATTNGCNGTACGTCTGCGTATTCCGGGTTGGGCNNTCAATCAACCNGTACCGAGTGATTTGTATTCNTATATCCAACCGAAAACAAATAATCTCAAACTGAATGTAAACGGAAAAGAAATTACACCTATAGTAGAAAATGGATATGCTGTGATTGACAGAATATGGAAAAAAGGAGACAAAATCAGCTACATTCTCCCGATGGAAATTAAACGTGTCATTGCCAATGAAAATGTGGAAGCCGATCGGGGATTAGTAGCATTGGAACGTGGTCCTATATTGTATTGTTTGGAAAGTACGGATAATAAATTCGATTTGAACAGTACAATTATTCCGGATAATGCAGATTTAAAGCTCGTTTACGACAAAAATATTTTTTCAGGAACATACACTATTCAAGGGGAAGGAATTATGATAAGTCCAAATTCAGATGGTTTATCCTTCGTTTCAACAAAGAAAACCTTTACGGCTATTCCGTATAATGTTTGGGATAACCGAGAACCTGCAGCTATGCGTGTATGGTTGCCAAGAACAGTAAATCAGTTCAAACTTTCCGAGGAATAA
- a CDS encoding Pyrophosphate-dependent phosphofructokinase (fragment): MIGNIQRDASSAKKYWHFIRLMGRSASHITLECALQSQPNICLISEEIEAKNMTLNDVVEDIVKVIVGRASHGLNYGTILIPEGLIEFIPAMKNLIAELNDLLAENDDFNAMNGDDERREYVKSMLTPHSCEIYRSLPKGIAKQLTLDRDPHGNVQVSLIETEKLLIEMVAKRLAQLKAEGKYKGKFAAINHFFGYEGRCAIPSNFDADYTYSLGVTAAILISEGKTGYMSSVRNLTAPAAEWVAGGVPITMMMNMERRHGKMKPVIQKALVRLDGEPFKFFAAYRDKWSDEKSDFIYPGPIQYFGPTEVCDQPTRTLLLENGK, translated from the coding sequence TTGATCGGAAACATACAACGCGATGCAAGTTCTGCAAAAAAATACTGGCATTTTATTCGTTTGATGGGACGCTCTGCNTCGCACATTACATTAGAATGTGCATTACAAAGTCAACCCAATATCTGTTTAATTTCAGAAGAAATAGAAGCTAAAAATATGACGCTTAACGATGTGGTGGAAGATATTGTAAAAGTAATTGTGGGTAGAGCAAGTCATGGGTTGAATTATGGCACTATACTCATTCCTGAAGGATTGATTGAGTTTATTCCGGCTATGAAAAATTTAATTGCAGAACTCAATGATTTACTGGCTGAAAACGACGATTTCAATGCAATGAACGGCGATGATGAACGTCGTGAGTATGTAAAAAGTATGCTTACTCCGCACAGTTGCGAAATATATAGAAGTTTACCGAAAGGAATAGCGAAACAATTAACGCTTGACCGCGATCCGCACGGAAATGTACAAGTATCTTTGATTGAAACAGAAAAACTTTTGATTGAAATGGTTGCAAAACGTCTTGCTCAATTAAAAGCCGAAGGAAAGTACAAAGGAAAATTTGCCGCTATTAATCACTTCTTCGGTTACGAAGGACGTTGCGCTATTCCATCTAACTTTGATGCGGATTACACCTATTCTCTTGGAGTTACCGCAGCTATCCTTATTTCAGAAGGAAAGACAGGATATATGTCGTCAGTACGTAATTTAACAGCTCCGGCTGCGGAATGGGTTGCCGGTGGAGTTCCAATTACAATGATGATGAATATGGAACGTCGCCACGGGAAAATGAAACCTGTAATTCAAAAAGCATTGGTGCGTTTGGATGGCGAACCATTTAAATTCTTTGCGGCATACCGTGATAAGTGGTCTGATGAAAAATCAGATTTTATATATCCCGGACCTATTCAATATTTCGGACCTACCGAAGTTTGCGACCAACCCACAAGAACACTCTTGTTGGAAAACGGGAAATAA
- a CDS encoding Alanine dehydrogenase/PNT domain protein translates to MKQAPKERRQLFPEECLIKEIAGTTRLSIGIPKEDMXXETRLALTPEGVSILTEEGHSVYVQRGAGEPMAYTDLQFSEAGAFMVDNPADVFGADMVLKIAPPTPDELKWMQNRSTIFSMLQLSNLGKECINLMMEKKMNAIAYELIKDEQKAFPVVSSIAEIEGNAAIAVASDLMSSERGGKGLLLGGVAGITPPEVLILGASITGSVAARTAIGLGAMVKVFDHDINKLRKIQHYLGRQVFTSVIHPTVLLKSLTSADVVIGNLRYINGSDRFMVSEELVKTMKKGAVIVDLSVDQGGCFETSECRTIANPVFEKHGIIHYCVPNISARVGRTSSMALSNIFAPILLKIGESGSVKHSIADSSGFRHGAYIFNGIMVNRLIGDYYGIPSNDISLLLAGY, encoded by the coding sequence ATGAAACAAGCACCTAAAGAACGTCGCCAGCTTTTCCCCGAGGAGTGTCTGATAAAAGAAATAGCCGGCACTACACGTTTATCTATTGGAATTCCCAAGGAAGATATGNAANTAGAAACTCGTTTAGCTCTCACACCCGAAGGAGTTTCTATTCTTACCGAAGAAGGACACAGTGTATATGTGCAGCGCGGAGCAGGAGAACCGATGGCTTATACCGACCTTCAATTTAGCGAAGCCGGAGCTTTTATGGTTGATAACCCTGCTGATGTATTTGGCGCGGATATGGTTTTAAAAATAGCCCCGCCTACGCCTGACGAACTAAAATGGATGCAAAATCGTTCTACTATTTTTTCAATGCTGCAGCTAAGCAATTTAGGCAAAGAATGCATAAATCTGATGATGGAGAAAAAGATGAATGCCATTGCCTATGAATTAATAAAAGATGAACAAAAAGCGTTTCCGGTGGTGAGTTCCATTGCTGAAATAGAAGGAAATGCGGCGATAGCAGTAGCTTCCGATTTGATGAGCAGCGAACGGGGAGGAAAAGGATTACTGCTTGGAGGAGTTGCAGGCATCACACCTCCNGAAGTACTTATTTTAGGAGCAAGCATTACAGGTTCCGTAGCCGCAAGAACAGCCATCGGTTTAGGAGCGATGGTAAAAGTATTTGACCACGATATTAATAAGTTAAGAAAAATTCAGCACTATTTGGGTCGTCAAGTTTTTACTTCGGTAATTCATCCTACGGTGCTGTTAAAATCGCTCACTTCGGCAGATGTTGTAATCGGAAATTTGCGGTACATTAACGGTTCGGATAGATTTATGGTTTCGGAAGAATTGGTGAAAACGATGAAAAAAGGCGCTGTAATTGTAGATTTAAGCGTAGACCAGGGAGGATGTTTCGAGACATCGGAATGCCGCACCATTGCTAATCCTGTTTTCGAAAAACATGGGATTATTCATTATTGCGTTCCAAACATTTCAGCCCGCGTAGGAAGGACTTCTTCTATGGCTCTCAGCAACATATTTGCTCCCATTTTATTAAAAATAGGAGAATCTGGCAGTGTAAAACACTCCATTGCCGACAGCTCAGGTTTCCGCCATGGCGCCTATATTTTTAATGGAATTATGGTAAATCGTTTAATAGGAGATTATTATGGAATACCNTCAAACGATATAAGTTTATTGTTAGCAGGATATTAA